A single genomic interval of Spinacia oleracea cultivar Varoflay chromosome 6, BTI_SOV_V1, whole genome shotgun sequence harbors:
- the LOC130462928 gene encoding uncharacterized protein: MDRVLAWNVRGLNSIQKQNEVNHFIQKYAVGLVGLLEYKVKLSNLGKLYQKVFVNWCFTSNSSYHSGGRIVVAWKVGCFTVNIVAASSQFVHCHVTPVSGRKPFYCTFVYAFNDAGMRQDLWRDLLLLNTQEPWIVCGDFNCVMALDKRIGAPIRHRDIVDVSNCMHACGMEDIKCVGNIFTWNNKQQGNNMVFSIIDRFLANHAWQTCFPVAEVCFMPEGLFDHSPGLLSVYPRDDGGKKPFKYFTMGKSSPVFSEIVQQAWNTQFIGTKMFILINKLKKVKLALKELNKVGFTDIQAADLRAYQTMVSAQTAMHNNPSDQSFADAKLIAIQDYKEKHNAYLAFLSQKAKLSWLKDGDENTSLFHQSIKTRKLQNQVYSIYDMQGEWKDTADGVSQTFLDYYKVLLADEVKKALFSIPGIKAPGPDGFGSYFYKDAWHIVGDEVIAAILDMLQQGRILKEVNHTEMLVFLDFPKQIVDMVMQCVTTPMFSLILNGSMHGFFKSKRGLRQGDPISPLLFVICMEYFSRILNRVSSMHQFQFHPSKGDYQSIYLLLQAFKLFSNTSGLKANQQKSSIYCHRMHESDIQRVVDVSGFSRSMLPFKYLGVPICSKKISVAQCAHLVDKMITRIKIWSFRNLSYTARMQLVNSVLLSLHMYWAQIYVFPKGVLQDIVKICRAFLWSGHAFSHKPNNIAWDKVCSDKHTGGLGFRVVQKWNIAFMGKYVWALVKKQDNVWIRWINSVYLKDGDWWEYQPGSTASWYWKQVCNTKEQLKQVFTCADLNMPHYSVKQVYKKILGDKRRVHWDKMVWNRQNVPKHRFICWLAVQSKLQTTDKLANIGISQYASCLICGLDDETHHHLFFQCQYSKQIIIAVHQWIGFSIHGNLVQLVRKAGQSKASKFRKQVYFAAVGAAVYLIWTCRNTSFWDNSIPTVSQSMKDLKQMVKSKIQSLFSFVFANFKGIESNLVGLYDLELA, from the exons ATGGATAGAGTGTTAGCTTGGAATGTCAGGGGCCTAAACTCAATACAGAAACAGAATGAGGTGAATCACTTTATTCAGAAGTATGCAGTGGGTTTGGTGGGGCTCCTAGAATATAAGGTGAAGCTCTCTAATCTAGGGAAGCTTTATCAGAAAGTTTTTGTAAATTGGTGCTTTACTAGCAACTCTAGCTATCACTCTGGTGGTAGGATAGTTGTAGCCTGGAAGGTTGGTTGCTTCACAGTTAACATTGTTGCTGCATCCAGTCAGTTTGTTCATTGCCATGTTACTCCTGTAAGTGGTAGGAAACCCTTTTATTGCACTTTTGTGTATGCTTTTAATGATGCTGGTATGAGACAAGATCTATGGAGGGATTTGTTGTTGCTTAACACTCAAGAACCCTGGATTGTGTGTGGGGATTTCAACTGTGTTATGGCATTAGATAAGAGAATTGGAGCTCCTATCAGACATAGAGATATTGTGGATGTGAGTAACTGTATGCATGCATGTGGTATGGAGGACATTAAGTGTGTGGGTAATATTTTCACCTGGAACAACAAGCAACAAGGTAACAACATGGTTTTTTCAATAATTGATAGATTTTTGGCTAATCATGCTTGGCAAACTTGCTTTCCTGTTGCTGAAGTGTGTTTTATGCCAGAAGGTCTTTTTGATCACTCTCCTGGTCTTCTTTCTGTGTATCCCAGAGATGATGGAGGGAAGAAACCATTCAAGTATTTTACTATGGGGAAGTCTTCACCTGTGTTTTCTGAAATTGTTCAGCAGGCTTGGAATACTCAGTTTATTGGCactaaaatgttcattttgattaataaactgaaaaaagTTAAACTGGCTCTTAAAGAGTTGAATAAAGTAGGTTTTACAGATATTCAAGCAGCAGATTTGAGAGCTTATCAGACTATGGTGAGTGCACAAACTGCCATGCATAATAATCCTTCTGATCAAAGTTTTGCAGATGCAAAGTTGATTGCAATTCAGGATTATAAGGAGAAACATAATGCTTATTTGGCTTTCCTCAGTCAGAAAGCAAAATTGTCTTGGCTTAAAGATGGAGATGAGAATACTTCCCTTTTTCATCAGAGTATCAAGACTAGGAAGTTACAGAATCAAGTATATAGCATTTATGATATGCAAGGAGAATGGAAAGATACAGCTGATGGGGTGTCTCAAACTTTCTTGGATTATTATAAAGTGCTCCTAG CAGATGAAGTTAAGAAAGCTCTTTTCTCTATTCCAGGTATTAAAGCTCCTGGTCCAGATGGTTTTGGTTCTTATTTTTACAAAGATGCTTGGCATATTGTTGGGGATGAAGTCATTGCAGCCATTCTTGATATGTTACAGCAAGGAAGAATCTTGAAGGAGGTGAACCACACT GAGATGCTGGTTTTTTTGGACTTCCCAAAGCAAATTGTTGATATGGTTATGCAATGTGTTACTACTCCCATGTTTTCTTTGATACTGAATGGTTCTATGCATGGGTTCTTTAAATCCAAGAGAGGATTGAGGCAAGGAGACCCTATCTCTCCTCTGTTATTTGTCATCTGCATGGAATATTTTTCTAGAATTCTGAATAGAGTGAGCTCTATGCATCAGTTCCAGTTTCATCCAAG CAAGGGAGATTATCAGTCTATTTACTTGTtgcttcaagctttcaagttgttTTCTAATACTTCTGGCTTAAAGGCAAATCAGCAAAAATCCTCTATCTACTGTCATCGCATGCATGAATCTGATATTCAGAGGGTGGTAGATGTTTCTGGATTTTCTAGAAGTATGTTGCCATTCAAATATTTGGGGGTCCCCATATGCTCTAAGAAGATCTCTGTGGCTCAGTGTGCTCATTTGGTGGATAAGATGATCACTAGGATAAAAATTTGGAGTTTTAGGAATTTATCCTATACAGCAAGAATGCAGCTTGTTAATTCAGTTTTACTAAGTTTGCACATGTATTGGGCACAAATTTATGTATTTCCAAAAGGTGTTCTTCAAGATATAGTGAAGATCTGCAGAGCCTTCCTATGGAGTGGTCATGCTTTCAGTCATAAACCAAACAATATAGCTTGGGATAAAGTTTGTAGTGACAAGCACACTGGGGGGTTGGGGTTTAGAGTTGTTCAGAAGTGGAATATTGCCTTTATGGGGAAATATGTTTGGGCTTTAGTCAAGAAGCAGGATAATGTGTGGATTAGGTGGATTAATTCAGTCTACTTAAAGGATGGGGATTGGTGGGAGTATCAGCCTGGTTCTACTGCTAGCTGGTACTGGAAACAAGTGTGCAATACAAAGGAGCAGCTGAAACAGGTTTTTACTTGTGCAGATTTGAACATGCCTCATTATTCAGTGAAACAAGTGTATAAGAAAATCCTAGGAGACAAGCGAAGGGTGCATTGGGATAAAATGGTGTGGAATAGGCAGAATGTTCCAAAACATAGATTCATTTGCTGGTTGGCTGTTCAATCAAAACTTCAGACTACAGACAAACTAGCAAATATTGGCATTAGTCAATATGCTAGTTGCTTGATTTGTGGCTTGGATGATGAGACTCATCATCATCTATTCTTTCAGTGCCAGTATAGTAAGCAAATTATTATAGCAGTCCATCAGTGGATAGGTTTCTCTATTCATGGCAATTTGGTTCAGTTAGTCAGAAAAGCTGGACAAAGTAAGGCTTCAAAGTTCAGGAAGCAGGTGTATTTTGCAGCTGTTGGTGCTGCTGTCTACCTGATCTGGACGTGTAGAAACACAAGTTTTTGGGATAATTCCATTCCCACTGTCAGTCAGAGTATGAAGGATTTGAAGCAAATGGTTAAGAGCAAAATTCAG AGCTTGTTTAGCTTTGTGTTTGCTAATTTCAAGGGCATagagtccaacctagttggtttgtatGACTTGGAATTGGCTTAA